The Mesorhizobium koreense genome includes a window with the following:
- a CDS encoding GNAT family N-acetyltransferase encodes MLALSFLKRDTPVLKGKRITLRMPVSADYAAWAALREVSRSFLEPWEPRWAPDELERQAWRMRLQRYREDYQRGSAVPFFIFLNQNGALAGGITLGNIRHGVSQSAQIGYWVGERHAGRGLMLEAVNLVIPYAFDTLGLHRIEAACIPDNRRSIRVLEKARFTREGLLKSYLRINGSWQDHYLYALIASDFPAPWGRTGNTA; translated from the coding sequence ATGCTCGCGCTTTCTTTTCTCAAACGCGATACGCCGGTTCTCAAAGGCAAGCGCATCACGCTCCGCATGCCGGTGAGCGCAGACTACGCCGCATGGGCGGCGCTACGCGAAGTAAGCCGCAGCTTCCTCGAACCGTGGGAGCCACGCTGGGCGCCGGACGAACTGGAGCGGCAGGCATGGCGCATGCGCCTGCAGCGCTACCGGGAGGACTATCAGCGTGGCAGCGCGGTACCTTTCTTCATCTTTCTCAACCAGAACGGCGCGCTTGCCGGCGGCATCACGCTCGGCAATATCCGTCACGGTGTCTCCCAATCCGCCCAGATCGGCTACTGGGTCGGCGAACGCCACGCTGGCAGGGGCCTGATGCTCGAAGCGGTCAACCTGGTTATCCCCTATGCGTTCGATACGCTCGGGTTGCACCGGATCGAAGCCGCCTGTATTCCCGACAACAGGCGGTCGATACGGGTGCTTGAAAAAGCCCGATTCACGCGCGAAGGGCTTCTCAAATCCTATCTCAGGATCAACGGAAGCTGGCAGGATCACTATCTCTACGCGCTGATTGCCAGCGACTTCCCCGCTCCCTGGGGGCGAACCGGCAATACCGCGTGA
- a CDS encoding sensor domain-containing phosphodiesterase: MILALVLLVGLFPILSARAVEPIKISRDDVALDLSRAVQIYRDKGDSFQVSTAPGADGIVRRIEVEAKDQHASGDWAVFALANTTDQQIDRLIVAPHYRLVGSGIIWPDLGTKRIAAITPSEGFALDRQASPDSDVFLVTLNPGSVVTFVAELTAPTLPQIYLWSPGAYKDTVNSYTLYRGIVIGISGLLALFLTILFVVKGTSLFPATAALAWAVLAYICIDFGFLSKVIAISPGNEQVWRAGAEVGLATTFVIFLFAYLNLNRWHGHFSYGVFAWMAGLAAIAGVAVYDPEMAAGLARISLAATAIVGLGLIAFLSFRGYDRAIMLIPSWLMVLVWLGGSWMAITGMLNNDIVQPALGGGLVLIVLLIGFTVMQHALAGGGVHQGLFSDLERQALAITGSGDIVWDWDVARDRVVTRPDISGLLGLPQGSLQGAVRTWLPLLHSEDRDTFRTTLDVVLEHKRGRISQDLRLRGADGHYRWFTLRARPVMGSDGEIIRCVGTLADVTEQKKAEERLMHDAVHDNLTGLPSRELFLNRLEAMISIARMEESVRPTVYFIDIDRFKQVNDSLGISAGDTILLTIARRLHRLLKPRDSLARLGGDQFALMLLSESEPGRIASVAEAINHAIRSPITFARREIVLTASIGLVSWTGTQASAEDMVKDAELAVHQAKRLGGDRIEPFRPAFRAAGSDRLQLESDLRRALERHEIKLVYQPIVRLEDHSVAGFEALLRWDNPRRGTIPPSDFIPIAENCGLIVPLGLFAMQQAADDLAGWQKLVGDVPLSVSVNLSSRQLLRRDLVTDVRSVIARSNLEPRCFRLELTESLVMDNPEQSTHVLARLKRLGIGLSLDDFGTGYSSLSYLTRFPFDTIKIDKSFIDDPSPKRPVLLKSIISMAHELGLAVVAEGVSNEADAHQLREMGCEFVQSFAFGAPGPAEAMLRLLKEELAASRAKSGAAE, translated from the coding sequence TTGATCCTTGCACTTGTCCTGCTGGTCGGACTGTTCCCGATCCTGTCCGCCCGTGCCGTGGAGCCGATCAAGATTTCGCGCGACGACGTGGCGCTCGATCTCTCCCGCGCCGTCCAGATCTATCGCGACAAGGGCGACAGTTTCCAGGTTTCCACCGCGCCGGGCGCCGACGGCATCGTGCGGCGCATCGAGGTGGAGGCGAAGGACCAGCACGCCAGCGGCGACTGGGCCGTCTTCGCGCTCGCCAACACGACCGACCAGCAGATCGACCGGCTGATCGTGGCGCCACATTACCGCCTGGTCGGGTCGGGCATCATCTGGCCAGATCTCGGCACCAAGCGCATCGCCGCGATAACGCCAAGCGAGGGGTTCGCGCTCGACCGGCAGGCGAGCCCCGATTCCGATGTGTTCCTCGTGACGCTCAATCCCGGATCGGTCGTCACCTTCGTGGCCGAGTTGACCGCACCCACGCTGCCGCAAATCTATCTGTGGTCTCCCGGCGCCTACAAGGACACGGTCAATTCCTACACGCTCTATCGCGGTATCGTCATAGGCATCTCCGGGCTCCTGGCGCTGTTCCTGACCATCCTGTTCGTGGTCAAGGGAACCTCGCTCTTTCCCGCGACGGCGGCGCTCGCCTGGGCTGTCCTTGCCTATATCTGCATCGATTTCGGCTTCCTTTCCAAGGTCATCGCCATATCGCCCGGCAACGAACAGGTATGGCGGGCCGGCGCGGAGGTGGGCCTGGCGACGACCTTCGTCATTTTCCTTTTTGCCTATCTCAATCTCAACCGCTGGCACGGCCATTTCAGTTATGGCGTGTTCGCCTGGATGGCGGGGCTGGCGGCGATCGCCGGCGTGGCAGTCTACGATCCCGAGATGGCGGCGGGACTTGCCCGCATCTCGCTGGCCGCGACCGCCATCGTCGGTCTCGGCCTCATCGCCTTCCTGAGCTTCCGCGGTTACGACCGCGCAATCATGCTGATCCCGAGCTGGCTCATGGTGTTGGTGTGGCTCGGCGGATCGTGGATGGCCATCACCGGGATGCTCAACAACGACATCGTCCAGCCGGCGCTCGGCGGCGGGCTGGTGCTGATCGTTCTCCTCATCGGCTTCACCGTGATGCAGCACGCGCTGGCCGGCGGCGGCGTTCACCAGGGGCTGTTCAGCGATCTGGAGCGGCAGGCGCTCGCCATCACCGGCTCGGGCGACATCGTCTGGGACTGGGACGTGGCGCGCGATCGCGTCGTGACGCGGCCGGATATCAGCGGGCTGCTCGGCCTGCCGCAAGGCAGCCTCCAGGGCGCGGTGCGCACCTGGCTGCCGCTGCTCCACAGCGAGGATCGCGATACGTTCCGTACGACGCTCGACGTGGTGCTTGAGCACAAGCGGGGCAGGATTTCGCAGGACCTGCGCCTGCGCGGCGCCGACGGTCATTACCGCTGGTTCACGCTCAGGGCCCGGCCGGTGATGGGATCGGACGGCGAGATCATCCGCTGCGTCGGGACGCTCGCCGACGTGACGGAGCAGAAAAAGGCCGAAGAACGGCTGATGCACGACGCCGTGCACGACAACCTCACCGGATTGCCGAGCCGCGAGCTCTTCCTCAACCGGCTGGAGGCGATGATCTCGATCGCGAGGATGGAGGAGAGCGTCCGCCCGACCGTCTATTTCATCGATATCGACCGCTTCAAGCAGGTCAATGACAGCCTCGGCATTTCGGCCGGGGACACGATCCTGCTGACGATCGCGCGGCGGCTGCACAGGCTCCTGAAGCCGCGCGATTCACTTGCGCGGCTGGGAGGCGACCAGTTCGCCTTGATGCTGCTCTCGGAAAGCGAGCCGGGCCGCATCGCCTCGGTGGCGGAGGCGATCAACCACGCGATCCGTTCGCCGATCACTTTCGCGAGGCGGGAAATCGTGCTCACCGCCTCGATCGGGCTGGTGAGCTGGACCGGAACGCAGGCAAGCGCCGAGGACATGGTCAAGGATGCGGAGCTTGCGGTACACCAGGCGAAAAGGCTTGGCGGCGACCGGATTGAACCCTTCCGGCCCGCCTTCCGCGCCGCCGGTTCGGACCGCCTGCAACTGGAGTCCGATCTGAGGCGGGCGCTGGAGCGCCACGAGATCAAGCTCGTTTATCAGCCGATCGTACGGCTGGAAGACCATTCGGTCGCAGGGTTCGAGGCGCTCTTGCGCTGGGACAACCCTCGCCGCGGCACGATACCACCTTCCGACTTCATCCCGATCGCCGAGAATTGCGGGCTGATCGTGCCGCTCGGCCTGTTCGCCATGCAACAGGCAGCCGACGACCTCGCCGGATGGCAGAAGCTGGTCGGCGACGTGCCGCTCTCGGTCTCGGTCAACCTTTCCAGCCGGCAGCTTCTGAGGCGCGACCTCGTCACGGACGTTCGTTCCGTCATCGCCCGCTCCAATCTCGAGCCGCGCTGCTTCCGGCTCGAACTGACCGAATCGCTCGTCATGGACAATCCGGAACAGTCCACCCATGTGCTGGCGAGGCTGAAACGGCTTGGTATCGGTCTGTCGCTCGACGATTTCGGCACAGGCTATTCCTCGCTCTCCTATCTGACGCGCTTCCCCTTCGACACGATCAAGATCGACAAGAGCTTCATCGACGACCCCAGCCCCAAGCGGCCCGTGCTGTTGAAGTCGATCATCAGCATGGCGCACGAACTCGGGCTTGCCGTGGTGGCGGAAGGTGTCTCGAACGAGGCGGACGCACATCAGTTACGCGAGATGGGCTGCGAATTCGTGCAGAGCTTTGCCTTCGGCGCGCCCGGCCCCGCTGAAGCCATGCTCAGGCTTTTGAAGGAAGAACTCGCGGCTTCCCGCGCAAAATCGGGCGCGGCAGAGTAA
- a CDS encoding YidB family protein yields the protein MSSSALSKIAIAALGILAFKNRDKIGGMLGELGDSLGVTPGSSGPSTGGLGDLLDSFKKAGQGDAADSWVGTGPNKTIAPEHVEKAISPAVLDQIAQQTGMSREEILDRLSKDIPDAVNEMTPDGKLPPEPAGKGPWAA from the coding sequence ATGTCCTCGTCCGCGCTCAGCAAGATCGCCATCGCCGCCCTCGGTATCCTCGCCTTCAAGAACCGCGACAAGATCGGCGGCATGCTGGGCGAACTTGGCGACAGCCTTGGTGTCACGCCGGGTTCTTCGGGTCCGTCCACCGGCGGACTGGGCGATCTGCTCGACAGCTTCAAGAAGGCAGGGCAGGGCGATGCGGCCGATTCCTGGGTGGGCACCGGCCCGAACAAGACCATCGCGCCGGAGCATGTCGAGAAGGCGATAAGCCCTGCAGTTCTCGACCAGATCGCCCAGCAGACCGGCATGTCGCGTGAGGAAATCCTCGACAGGCTGTCGAAGGATATCCCCGATGCGGTGAACGAGATGACCCCAGACGGCAAGCTTCCGCCCGAACCGGCCGGCAAGGGACCGTGGGCCGCGTAG
- a CDS encoding YqgE/AlgH family protein: MDLHDLKRKPRGAGYLDDQFLVAMPGMLDERFARSVVYVCAHGEDGALGIIVNQKQQMRFPDLLVQLGVVKEKEAIHLPVETRDLVVRHGGPVDRSRGFVLHSGDFVVESSMPVSDAVCLTATVDILRAISAGRGPEHALMALGYSGWGAGQLETEIAQNGWLTCPADPELLFGDDIDSMYDRILASIGVDVTHLSSVAGHA, encoded by the coding sequence ATGGACCTGCACGACCTCAAGAGGAAGCCTCGCGGGGCAGGCTATCTGGACGACCAGTTCCTGGTCGCCATGCCCGGCATGCTCGACGAGCGTTTCGCCCGTTCGGTCGTCTATGTCTGCGCGCATGGCGAGGACGGCGCGCTCGGCATCATCGTCAATCAGAAGCAGCAGATGCGCTTTCCCGACCTTCTCGTCCAGCTTGGCGTCGTCAAGGAGAAGGAAGCGATCCATTTGCCGGTGGAGACGCGCGATCTTGTCGTGCGCCATGGCGGCCCGGTGGACAGGAGCAGGGGCTTTGTCCTCCATAGCGGCGATTTCGTCGTGGAATCGTCCATGCCGGTGTCGGACGCGGTGTGCCTTACCGCGACCGTCGACATATTGCGCGCCATTTCCGCCGGTCGCGGTCCCGAGCACGCGCTGATGGCGCTCGGCTATTCGGGCTGGGGCGCCGGCCAGCTTGAAACCGAGATCGCGCAGAATGGTTGGCTGACCTGCCCGGCCGATCCCGAATTGCTGTTCGGCGACGACATCGACAGCATGTACGACCGCATCCTGGCCTCGATCGGCGTGGACGTCACGCATCTGAGCAGCGTCGCGGGCCATGCCTGA
- a CDS encoding protein-disulfide reductase DsbD domain-containing protein, with protein sequence MKKTPAFLLVSILSCAAPGVAVASSSPWANVQGGAVRLVSSGEPDADGTLRAALQIDLKPGWKTYWRDPGDTGVPPSISVTGASLAGVAYPVPQRFSEEGTVWNGYEAPVSFAVRLKVPDGKAEEIGAHVFLGICQTICIPLQAELKLDPGADSANPEDAAIVSQAFKAVPRPARSGFQLAEAENGGKTLTVAAELPQPGEAAELFLAAPEGYSFGPPRQLAGKDGKTGFSVQVYEQPDKPAPGTMAAYTLVQNGEAVAGTVSLP encoded by the coding sequence ATGAAAAAAACGCCTGCCTTTCTGCTTGTTTCCATTCTTTCCTGCGCGGCACCGGGCGTAGCCGTTGCCTCTTCGAGCCCATGGGCGAACGTGCAAGGCGGCGCGGTGCGGCTCGTCAGTTCGGGCGAGCCCGATGCCGATGGCACGCTACGTGCCGCCCTTCAGATCGATCTCAAGCCTGGATGGAAGACCTATTGGCGGGATCCGGGCGATACCGGCGTACCCCCCTCGATTTCGGTCACCGGCGCGTCGCTGGCCGGCGTCGCCTATCCCGTACCGCAACGCTTTAGCGAGGAAGGGACCGTATGGAACGGCTACGAAGCGCCGGTAAGCTTCGCGGTCCGCCTTAAGGTGCCGGATGGGAAAGCCGAAGAGATCGGCGCGCATGTCTTCCTCGGCATCTGCCAGACCATCTGCATCCCGCTACAGGCCGAACTCAAGCTCGATCCGGGCGCCGACTCCGCTAATCCGGAAGACGCTGCAATCGTGTCGCAGGCGTTCAAGGCTGTTCCCCGGCCGGCGCGTTCCGGCTTCCAGCTCGCTGAGGCGGAAAATGGGGGCAAAACCTTGACGGTGGCGGCAGAGCTTCCCCAACCGGGTGAGGCGGCGGAGCTTTTCCTTGCCGCGCCGGAAGGCTATTCCTTCGGCCCGCCGAGGCAGCTGGCCGGCAAGGACGGCAAGACAGGTTTTTCGGTGCAGGTCTACGAACAGCCGGACAAACCTGCCCCCGGCACCATGGCGGCCTATACGCTGGTCCAGAATGGCGAGGCTGTCGCCGGAACGGTTTCTCTTCCGTAG
- a CDS encoding peroxiredoxin: protein MTIKVGDKLPQATFKTMTEDGAKDITTADIFAGKKVVLFAVPGAFTPTCSNNHLPGYLENHDAIIAKGVDRIAVVAVNDHHVMGAWARFTGGEGKILYLADGNGDFIRSLGLETDLSKGGLGLRSQRFSMIVEDGTVKALNIEDSPGKAVTSGAATLMEQL from the coding sequence ATGACCATCAAAGTGGGCGACAAGCTGCCCCAGGCGACATTCAAGACAATGACGGAGGACGGGGCGAAGGATATCACCACCGCCGACATTTTCGCCGGCAAGAAGGTCGTGCTGTTCGCCGTGCCAGGCGCTTTCACGCCGACCTGCAGCAACAACCATTTGCCCGGCTATCTCGAAAACCACGATGCGATCATCGCGAAGGGCGTCGACCGGATCGCCGTCGTCGCGGTCAACGACCATCATGTCATGGGCGCCTGGGCGCGGTTCACCGGTGGCGAAGGCAAGATCCTCTATCTCGCCGACGGCAATGGCGACTTCATCCGTTCGCTCGGGCTGGAAACCGACCTCAGCAAGGGCGGTCTCGGCCTGCGCTCGCAGCGCTTCTCGATGATCGTGGAGGACGGCACCGTGAAGGCGCTCAACATCGAGGACAGCCCCGGCAAGGCTGTGACATCCGGCGCGGCGACACTGATGGAGCAGCTTTAG
- a CDS encoding LysR substrate-binding domain-containing protein, whose protein sequence is MRKLPPLNALRAFESAARHLSFQLAAVELSVTPTAISHQIWLLESICGQPLFRRHPRPLRLTAAGELLFPVLSNGFDSFAAVLANFQGAAAGGTLRITTPNAFASRWLVPRLPKWREIQPHIALEVIGTDRTLNLASGEADVAIRYARRMPTEHIAQELFRDNYFPVCRPELLPHGKPLANPADMCRLPRIHYDWMKTDAGTPTWRHWWMKARETNLGIPRDAEACQLSFREEAHAIAAVLAGQGVGICSDIIMAPELERGELVKAHELSLPGLGFYLLHLPEHPQKPVIALFTDWLRSVV, encoded by the coding sequence ATGAGGAAGCTGCCGCCGCTTAATGCGTTGCGAGCCTTTGAGAGTGCTGCCAGGCATCTGAGCTTTCAACTGGCCGCAGTGGAACTCAGCGTCACCCCGACAGCGATCAGTCACCAGATCTGGCTTCTCGAGAGTATCTGCGGCCAACCGTTGTTCCGTCGACACCCGCGTCCGCTTCGCCTGACCGCCGCCGGGGAACTCCTTTTTCCCGTCCTGTCCAACGGGTTCGACTCTTTCGCGGCGGTGCTTGCCAATTTCCAAGGTGCCGCTGCGGGCGGCACCTTGCGCATCACCACGCCCAACGCCTTCGCAAGCCGCTGGCTGGTGCCGCGGCTTCCAAAATGGCGCGAAATCCAGCCTCATATCGCGCTTGAAGTGATCGGCACCGATCGCACCTTGAATCTCGCGAGCGGAGAGGCCGACGTGGCGATCCGTTATGCACGCCGTATGCCCACCGAACACATTGCGCAGGAATTGTTTCGCGATAACTACTTTCCGGTCTGTCGCCCCGAACTGCTTCCTCACGGCAAACCTCTCGCTAACCCGGCCGATATGTGCCGGCTGCCGCGTATTCACTATGATTGGATGAAAACGGATGCCGGGACCCCGACCTGGCGGCACTGGTGGATGAAGGCACGCGAGACGAACCTCGGCATTCCCCGCGACGCGGAGGCCTGTCAGCTCAGCTTCCGCGAGGAAGCGCACGCGATCGCAGCCGTGCTTGCCGGACAAGGGGTGGGGATATGCAGCGACATCATAATGGCGCCAGAACTGGAGCGTGGTGAACTGGTCAAGGCGCACGAGCTTTCGCTACCGGGGCTGGGGTTCTACTTGCTCCACTTGCCCGAACACCCCCAAAAGCCCGTGATCGCGCTTTTCACCGATTGGCTGCGTTCCGTGGTGTAG
- a CDS encoding FAD-binding oxidoreductase, protein MESSLTTHISTVDGALRETARLRRTLRGELVLPADAGFERARRVWNGFVDKHPAAIAYCVDTDDVVSALSFAQENGIPLSVRSGGHNVAGNSVCEGGLVIDLSRMKNRAVDDKRRIAWAEAGLTLAEFDSATQICGMATTMGVNGDTGIAGLTLGGGFGKLGRRFGLACDNLLSAEVVTADGRVLRASADENPDLFWGLRGGGGNFGIVTSFEYRLHQIGTEILAGDVTFPEAQARDALRFYDEFARAAPDELSLDAALVMSAGEPMFSISIFHSGSPGEAEKVIAPLLAYARGRAVNQHLGRVPYLQVQSAGDAIFPRGRRYSWKAQFMRELTGDAIHALLQAYKKAPVSDALLVLQQVGGAISRVPTSETAYACRDAEFDCFPIAIWDDPARDEENIGWVREVWATMQPYSSGAVYVNNLGDEGQDRVRAAYGSNYQQLIELKNRYDPTNVFCLNQNIRPNT, encoded by the coding sequence ATGGAGTCCAGCCTCACGACCCACATCTCGACCGTAGATGGCGCCTTACGCGAAACAGCCCGCCTGCGCCGCACCCTTCGCGGAGAACTGGTACTGCCGGCCGACGCCGGATTTGAGCGGGCACGGCGAGTCTGGAACGGTTTTGTCGACAAACATCCGGCCGCAATCGCCTATTGTGTCGACACAGACGACGTGGTCTCGGCGCTTTCTTTCGCGCAGGAAAACGGGATACCGCTTTCGGTCCGCAGCGGCGGGCACAACGTTGCGGGAAACTCCGTGTGCGAGGGCGGGCTCGTCATCGACCTGTCGCGGATGAAGAACAGGGCGGTCGATGACAAGCGACGGATTGCCTGGGCCGAGGCCGGCCTGACGCTCGCAGAGTTCGATAGCGCGACGCAGATCTGCGGCATGGCGACCACAATGGGCGTGAACGGCGATACGGGTATCGCCGGGCTGACGTTGGGCGGCGGTTTTGGCAAGCTCGGTCGACGCTTCGGACTCGCTTGCGACAATCTGCTGTCGGCGGAGGTCGTCACGGCCGATGGGAGGGTGCTTCGCGCGAGCGCCGACGAGAACCCGGATCTCTTCTGGGGACTGCGCGGCGGCGGCGGCAACTTCGGTATCGTCACGAGTTTCGAGTACCGGCTCCACCAGATCGGGACGGAAATTCTCGCAGGCGACGTCACCTTCCCTGAAGCGCAGGCACGTGATGCCTTGAGATTCTATGACGAGTTCGCCAGAGCCGCGCCGGACGAACTCAGCCTCGATGCCGCCCTGGTCATGTCGGCGGGCGAACCGATGTTCTCGATCTCCATCTTTCATTCGGGCTCGCCCGGGGAAGCGGAAAAAGTGATCGCTCCGCTGCTCGCCTATGCGCGCGGCAGGGCAGTGAACCAGCACCTCGGGCGAGTGCCCTACCTGCAGGTGCAATCTGCCGGAGACGCAATATTTCCACGCGGGCGCCGCTACTCATGGAAAGCGCAGTTCATGCGCGAGCTCACCGGCGATGCCATACACGCGCTGCTACAGGCCTACAAAAAGGCGCCGGTCAGCGACGCGCTCCTGGTGCTGCAGCAGGTAGGCGGGGCCATCTCCCGCGTCCCGACGTCGGAGACGGCCTATGCGTGCCGGGATGCCGAGTTCGACTGCTTTCCGATCGCCATATGGGACGACCCGGCCCGGGACGAGGAGAACATCGGCTGGGTACGAGAGGTGTGGGCGACGATGCAACCTTACTCGAGCGGCGCAGTCTACGTGAACAACCTGGGAGACGAGGGCCAGGACCGCGTGAGGGCGGCTTACGGTTCGAACTATCAGCAGCTTATCGAGTTGAAGAACAGATACGATCCGACGAACGTGTTTTGCCTGAACCAGAATATCAGGCCGAACACTTGA
- a CDS encoding class I SAM-dependent methyltransferase has protein sequence MEEALDHGALMDRIYRWQRRYGFYDATRKYYLLARDPMIEGLNPPAGGTALEIGCGTGRNLVQAARRYPEVEFHGIDISREMLNAACNAISRRGLQGRVRLARADAAGFNPATTFGRASYDRIFVSYAVSMIPQWRAVIADAAGRLAPSGELHIADFGDMAGFPAWSKAAMYEWLRWYHVTPRPDLFAAAVEIASAVTGESHARRLHRGFSWIAIVRRP, from the coding sequence ATGGAAGAAGCGCTGGATCATGGCGCGTTGATGGACCGCATCTACCGCTGGCAACGCCGCTACGGCTTCTATGATGCGACGCGGAAATATTACCTCCTTGCCCGCGATCCGATGATCGAAGGGCTAAATCCGCCTGCGGGCGGCACGGCCCTGGAGATCGGCTGCGGCACCGGACGCAATCTCGTCCAGGCCGCGCGGCGCTATCCCGAGGTCGAATTCCACGGCATCGACATTTCGCGGGAGATGCTCAATGCCGCCTGTAACGCCATTTCGCGTCGCGGCTTGCAGGGCAGGGTTCGTCTGGCCCGGGCGGATGCCGCCGGTTTCAATCCGGCGACAACTTTCGGCCGTGCCAGCTACGATCGGATATTCGTATCGTATGCGGTATCGATGATCCCGCAATGGCGGGCCGTAATCGCCGATGCCGCCGGCCGCCTTGCGCCGAGCGGAGAACTCCACATTGCCGATTTCGGCGATATGGCCGGTTTTCCGGCCTGGTCGAAAGCGGCAATGTATGAATGGCTGCGCTGGTATCATGTCACGCCGCGCCCGGACCTGTTCGCGGCTGCCGTCGAAATTGCATCCGCCGTTACGGGCGAAAGCCACGCACGAAGGCTTCACCGCGGCTTCTCATGGATAGCGATCGTAAGGCGGCCCTGA
- a CDS encoding DUF3419 family protein — MTASTVAFDRGSTGTRLHDAVRRNPLFSQAGLAEYAFARLFRKLVYTQIWEDPDVDMEALAIVPGDRIVTIASGGCNVLSYLIADPARIEAVDLNPAHVAFNRLKLAALGALPGYEEFYRFYGRADDRANIGAYEQFIRPILDPETRSYWEKRRFSGRRRITIFHRDLYRHGLLGQFIGCGHLVARLYGVDPRRLLLATTMEEQRRIFEETLAPLFDKRLVRWATRCKSSLFGLGIPPQQYQALVGPGQADMTTVLRQRLERLACDFPFSENYFAWQAFGRIYGDGNGAPLPPYLSRANFETIRARVERISIENISVTELLAVKPASSVDRFVLLDAQDWMSDVQLNALWFEITRTAAPGARVIFRTAGEENLLAGRVDASLLRRWDYREAESKALHARDRSSIYGGFHLHVLKD; from the coding sequence ATGACAGCATCGACGGTTGCCTTTGACAGGGGAAGCACGGGCACGCGACTGCATGACGCCGTCCGCCGCAACCCACTTTTCTCGCAGGCCGGTCTCGCCGAATATGCCTTCGCGCGGCTTTTCAGGAAACTCGTCTACACCCAGATCTGGGAGGATCCCGATGTCGACATGGAGGCGCTGGCGATCGTGCCGGGCGACCGCATCGTCACCATCGCATCGGGCGGCTGCAATGTTCTTTCCTATCTGATCGCCGATCCGGCGAGGATCGAGGCGGTGGACCTCAATCCCGCCCATGTGGCTTTCAACCGACTGAAGCTTGCCGCCCTCGGCGCGTTGCCTGGCTACGAGGAATTCTATCGCTTCTATGGCAGGGCCGACGATCGGGCGAATATCGGTGCCTATGAGCAATTCATCCGGCCTATCCTCGACCCAGAGACGCGCTCCTATTGGGAGAAGCGGAGGTTTTCCGGCCGCCGGCGCATCACGATCTTTCATCGTGACCTCTATCGGCACGGCCTGCTGGGTCAGTTCATCGGATGCGGCCATCTCGTGGCACGCCTCTACGGCGTCGACCCGCGGAGGCTGCTCCTTGCGACGACGATGGAGGAGCAGAGGCGCATCTTCGAAGAGACGCTGGCGCCTCTATTCGACAAGAGGCTGGTGCGCTGGGCCACCAGGTGCAAATCCTCGCTGTTCGGTCTTGGCATTCCGCCGCAGCAATACCAGGCGCTCGTCGGCCCTGGACAGGCCGACATGACGACGGTTCTGCGTCAACGCCTGGAACGGCTTGCCTGCGATTTCCCGTTCTCGGAAAATTACTTCGCCTGGCAGGCCTTCGGCCGCATCTATGGCGACGGCAATGGCGCGCCATTGCCGCCCTATCTGTCTCGCGCCAACTTCGAGACGATCCGCGCCAGGGTCGAACGCATTTCGATCGAAAACATATCCGTAACGGAACTGCTCGCGGTCAAACCCGCATCTTCGGTCGATCGGTTCGTTCTGCTTGACGCACAGGACTGGATGTCGGACGTGCAATTGAACGCGCTCTGGTTCGAGATTACCCGGACGGCAGCACCTGGCGCCCGCGTCATCTTTCGCACGGCTGGCGAAGAAAACCTATTGGCCGGTCGCGTTGACGCCTCCCTGCTGCGGCGTTGGGATTATCGCGAGGCCGAGTCGAAAGCGCTCCATGCGCGTGACCGTTCGTCGATCTATGGAGGTTTCCACCTCCACGTTCTGAAGGATTGA